The Humulus lupulus chromosome 3, drHumLupu1.1, whole genome shotgun sequence genome window below encodes:
- the LOC133821540 gene encoding DNA topoisomerase 2-like translates to MANAWKEKGNIDVAIRYYLIAIKVFSNNMGKKTDPMITKCKESDNWTKVTFKPDLAKFNMTHLEDDIVALMKKRVFDMAGCLGNNVKVELNGKRGPVKSFLDYADLYLRSARKSDATIPRITEKVNDRLAL, encoded by the exons ATGGCAAATGCTTGGAAG GAGAAGGGCAACATTGATGTTGCAATCCGCTACTATTTAATTGCTATCAAG GTTTTCTCCAATAACATGGGGAAGAAAACTGATCCAATGATCACAAAGTGCAAGGAGAGTGACAACTGGACCAAGGTGACTTTTAAGCCAGATTTGGCTAAGTTTAACATGACACATTTAGAAGATGATATTGTTGCGCTGATGAAAAAGAGAGTTTTTGATATGGCTGGATGCCTTGGGAATAATGTGAAAGTGGAACTTAATGGAAAACGAGGTCCTGTGAAATCATTTTTAGATTATGCTGATCTTTATTTGCGCTCTGCCCGCAAATCAGATGCTACTATTCCAAG GATCACAGAGAAAGTGAATGACAG GTTAGCTTTGTAA
- the LOC133821541 gene encoding mediator of RNA polymerase II transcription subunit 15a-like isoform X1, translating into MKELYLPELHELYQKIAGKLQQVKSMSPKALSASVRDIGSVVSMVDRFAGSALSNGSKAAVDEDLVAMTNCRLQVRNFMSHDRTNGTRKMKRYTSAMPLNAVLRVHFIISIQKLIPVK; encoded by the exons atgaaggaactatacttacCTGAACTTCATGAATTGTATCAGAAAATTGCTGGCAAATTACAGCAG GTAAAATCTATGTCACCTAAGGCATTGAGTGCTTCTGTCAGGGACATTGGCTCTGTTGTCAGCATGGTTGATAGGTTTGCAGGATCAGCTCTCAGTAATGGATCTAAAGCTGCAGTTGATGAGGATTTAGTTGCTATGACAAACTGTCGTTTACAGGTAAGAAATTTCATGAGCCACGACAGAACTAACGGGACAAGGAAAATGAAGCGCTACACTAGTGCCATGCCCTTAAATGCTGTGCTGAGAGTTCATTTTATCATATCCATTCAGAAACTTATACCTGTGAAGTGA
- the LOC133821542 gene encoding uncharacterized protein LOC133821542, whose product MFKYDSTHGLFKGSIKVVDDSTIEINGKQIKVVSKRYIAMNFNCTVPNNPKFQCSNNCNRVDLICFHLRHNNHNSKLCHRFSHSRRCNNSWVCNNSQIHYNVK is encoded by the exons ATGTTTAAATATGACTCTACTCATGGATTATTCAAAGGAAGCATTAAGGTTGTAGATGATTCAACCATAGAAATCAATGGGAAGCAGATTAAGGTTGTGAGTAAAAG GTATATAGCTATGAACTTCAACTGCACAGTTCCTAACAATCCAAAGTTCCAATGCAGCAACAATTGCAACAGAGTGGATCTAATTTGCTTCCATCTCAGGCACAACAACCACAACAGCAAATTGTGTCACAGATTCAGTCACAGTCGCAGATGCAACAACAGTTGGGTTTGCAACAACAGCCAAATCCACTACAACGTGAAATGA
- the LOC133821541 gene encoding mediator of RNA polymerase II transcription subunit 15a-like isoform X2, with the protein MNCIRKLLANYSSLLDRLMKAVKSMSPKALSASVRDIGSVVSMVDRFAGSALSNGSKAAVDEDLVAMTNCRLQVRNFMSHDRTNGTRKMKRYTSAMPLNAVLRVHFIISIQKLIPVK; encoded by the exons ATGAATTGTATCAGAAAATTGCTGGCAAATTACAGCAG CTTACTCGATCGTTTAATGAAAGCG GTAAAATCTATGTCACCTAAGGCATTGAGTGCTTCTGTCAGGGACATTGGCTCTGTTGTCAGCATGGTTGATAGGTTTGCAGGATCAGCTCTCAGTAATGGATCTAAAGCTGCAGTTGATGAGGATTTAGTTGCTATGACAAACTGTCGTTTACAGGTAAGAAATTTCATGAGCCACGACAGAACTAACGGGACAAGGAAAATGAAGCGCTACACTAGTGCCATGCCCTTAAATGCTGTGCTGAGAGTTCATTTTATCATATCCATTCAGAAACTTATACCTGTGAAGTGA